From the Pecten maximus unplaced genomic scaffold, xPecMax1.1, whole genome shotgun sequence genome, the window ATAACTACTGAATGGTGATGCAACTGTGTAATTCAATACTCACTGTACAGTTCTTGCTTGTCGAATATGAGGCACACGTCTTTCAATCACGGCACAGGTAGTGTCTAGCTTTGTACATACAGCATATACATGTCTAGATGTATTGTCCATCAAATAATAGTGTACTTCAACCACAGTGTTACCGGATGTGCGAATTGTAAAAGAATTTCTTTTCTGAACTTTTTTACAAGCTTTCGAATACATAATGAAGCCATTTCTGACAATTTTGGAAGCTTTCGAAAATTCTTTCATGGAGTTTTTGTTTGAAAGttcaaataactttttttcttgGACTTGTGGGAGTTCAGCAGGTCCTTCATTTAACTTCCCCTTTACCAAACACTGGTAAGCGTCCAATCCAGTTTTAGAACTGCTGCAATGGCCAGTCATTTCCCGGAGAAAGTCTTTCACAGCTCCATCCCCAGGTTCAGATGCTTTTTTCTCTATCTGTTTTTGAGCTTGAAGGTACCAAAATATCTGCCTGCACACATTTCCAGTTccatgaatgtttttttttatttccccgTTGAAAGACTCGAAACAAAAACAGGACCATGCCCACAATGGACCCCACTTTCTTACACAGGGAACAATATGAAGCAAATTGTGAACATTCAAACCGAGAAAATTATCACCGTACAATGTGTCTGCTGATTTAACAAAATGGTGAAGTAGAAGATCTGAGCGTTGCAGGTCATCTTCTGTGATTCCTTCTCCAAGAAGTGTTTGAGTTGCTTCAACTAATAAGCTGTAGTGAGTGAGATAAACATCCAGAAGTCGTCCTTTCAAGCATGGTATTGAGTAATATAGAAGCCAGGAACGTAGCTCTGATGCTTTCCAATGGTGTAAGGTGTTGGATAGCTTTCGTGGTAACCTAATCACAAGGTATGGCGGGGTTATTTTCTTCAGTATGACATCTATTTCTTTCATCTTATGCCCAATAAAGTGTGGTCTGTCAAAATATGTTGAATCAAACCAAAAGTTGAGTAGTTTTTTGGTGATACCAAGTAGGATGCCATGCATATAATCAATAACAATATTGTCCTTTAGACTGAAATTTGGTAGATAGTTCAATACACTTTCCCCAGTAAAACCATTAATGTTAGTTTTCAGGTTTTTGgatttttgagcatttttgcTATCTTCCATTATCATATTATCTGAACGAAGATTCAGGACTGGACTGTATGGGAAACATCTACAATGCCCCTTACAACTTTTGACCACTTTTCCAGGTTCAAGGCAGAAAACACATGAAAACTTTCcattgtgttgtgtcatgtgaAGTACAGCGGCCCTAGCCTGTAAATCCATTGTTGCCACTATCAGAACTACCTTGCAGATAATGTTTTCTTCATTGAGTCTTAACACCATTTCTTCACCTTGTAGTGAAATTaaatctgtaaccattggtttCAGAAATGTCGTCATATTTGGTTTTCCATTCCCTTGCCATATCCCCCACAGAATCATGTTCTTCCTCAAAAATCTTTCATCTGATGGCAACTcgtttattatcaaatatactGGCCATAATGAGACACCAGAACTCTTAAATAATGGTATGCCATCGGTGAACAGGGAAAGAGAAATGTTGTTTGTACAACTCAAAAAATTTCCATCCTCCTTAAGCCTTTTATATTCCTCACCATCTGTGATGTCATTGATTGTTCTTGATGTTGATGTATGTGTATTTCTCTCCTGAATCAATCCCCATACTTCTGATCTTGAGAGAATGTCTGCCAACTGAATTTGAAGTTTTCCAGTGACAAAATAACTACTTTCTTTCTTCCTGCCAGTGCAGTTTGGTGTTTGACATTCACTGTTTTGGTCTGGAAACACCTTTGAGCAAATGttacaaaatttataaaattcCATAAAACTGTCTTCAAATCCACACATTTGCTTGAGTTTGTCAACATTAGGCTCTATGATAGTGGTTGCAGGAAGATGAAGTCTTAGATACTGTAGTTGGTGTTTGAACATAGTATCTGATGTATTGTGTCTTGACATTAATGCACAAGAAACAAGAATGTGATCTTTCAGTGATATTGGAGATGAAAAAAGATCATTTTGCGGAGGTATCACATATAAAGGTGCATCATCACCGACTGCTCCTGGATGTGTTTCACTATTATCTATTTCATCGTCGTTTGCTTCATCGTCATCATGGTCAGTATAAGCATGCTCTATATCAGAGCCTGAGGTACAAAGGATAAAGTCCGTTTTGGAGTGAAATCGGCCccagatttgataaaaaataaaatctagtATCTTAACCATGTGTTGTTGATTTTACCTTCTAAAGTACGTAATATTTTTCGTAattatttcttttgtgattattATTCGCCGAAAGAGGAATTTTCGCGTCCTTAGTTTCCATAGGAACCAGCGTTTTTCTGAAAATCTGCTGTTTTGCAGACCTTTAACTGCTGTTTTATTGTTGGCCGCAGGTGTGCCCTTTTATCAAACTTTGAGAAAAATATTATCATGCTGTAACTAATTTATGGTATCAGTTTGGTAGAAGGGCACGCCTGCGGCCACAtctttttttcactttttgtgtcaaaaatacGATGCGATCGGTACTCGGGGTAATTATAATACCATGATCGGTTTACTAGAAATCCGGActgtaaaacagaaaataatatataattatttggctacatatcagacataaacattatttaaaatgttgttttcacaATCATACATACCAATTTGCACGCACAAATAAACTATATAACGCATGTAGTTAATTAAATGAATTGTATAAATTCCGTGGCCAGTCCGGATATTCTGAAATCATTCCAGCTTCAAATTATTAGACAGAACTTGTCGTTTGTTTACATATTGACGAAGAAGTTTTGACGAGTGCTTTCGCCTGTCTGTCTACGATCTTCTccatgttttatgtatatataccaacaaTGAAAAATGAGCTGATTTAGCAGATGTGGAGCAGGGTTCaggtatgttttatgttgtgtttgtatgtaattaACCAGTTACAGATTTTGTACGAAGTCACGTTCTGTACGACTGAACAGGGAAGGCTCACCGCCAGGGGCCGGTCTGTTCTGATTGTTTATGATCGTAGTAGCTTATATATCCTATTATCACATATACAAACGAACAATATGCCGTAAAGAAATAATACTTTAAAATACATTTGACTGTAAATTGCGTTATTTTCTCAGGCCAACATGTTTGATAAGTTAACGAAAATGTCGTCTGCCCGCGGTCAGATCATTTCAATCACTACCGAACGGCAAACTTCTCCCTCGATCCCGACTTTGTAAAACATCTCCAAGttactgaaatatatttattccCATACCCTTTACTATAAAATAACACACAGcatattttctaattatttaCTGGGTAGAATCTTACCATT encodes:
- the LOC117320344 gene encoding uncharacterized protein LOC117320344, whose protein sequence is MILWGIWQGNGKPNMTTFLKPMVTDLISLQGEEMVLRLNEENIICKVVLIVATMDLQARAAVLHMTQHNGKFSCVFCLEPGKVVKSCKGHCRCFPYSPVLNLRSDNMIMEDSKNAQKSKNLKTNINGFTGESVLNYLPNFSLKDNIVIDYMHGILLGITKKLLNFWFDSTYFDRPHFIGHKMKEIDVILKKITPPYLVIRLPRKLSNTLHHWKASELRSWLLYYSIPCLKGRLLDVYLTHYSLLVEATQTLLGEGITEDDLQRSDLLLHHFVKSADTLYGDNFLGLNVHNLLHIVPCVRKWGPLWAWSCFCFESFNGEIKKNIHGTGNVCRQIFWYLQAQKQIEKKASEPGDGAVKDFLREMTGHCSSSKTGLDAYQCLVKGKLNEGPAELPQVQEKKLFELSNKNSMKEFSKASKIVRNGFIMYSKACKKVQKRNSFTIRTSGNTVVEVHYYLMDNTSRHVYAVCTKLDTTCAVIERRVPHIRQARTVQDVELHIMKAEDLQQLVVNFKVNDQQFVAFIPNTIERD